One part of the Mustela erminea isolate mMusErm1 chromosome 11, mMusErm1.Pri, whole genome shotgun sequence genome encodes these proteins:
- the AOC1 gene encoding amiloride-sensitive amine oxidase [copper-containing], whose product MRPATLALGWAVAAVLVLQATATAKYPSRTLHSKAGVFEDLSAQELKAVRSFLWSREELRLEPSRAPTMAKNSVFLIEMLLPKKQHVLKFLDKGGRPPAREARAVIFFGAQEHPNVTEFAVGPLPRPYYMRELPPRPGHRTTWASRPITGAEYALLAQALQKATKPLHQFFLDTTGFSFQDCHSRCLTFTDVAPRGVGSGQRRSWFILQRFVEGYFLHPTGLELLLDHGSTNAQDWTVELVWYNGKFYPSPEELARQYEEGQVDAVVLEDLPPEGPGRAGTEETPLFSSYKPRGEFPTPSPWNGPRLVQPQGRRYRLEGSTVFYGGWSVSFRLRSSSGLQVLNVLFGGERVAYEVSVQEAVALYGGHTPAGMQTNYIDVGWGLGSVTHELAPGIDCPDTATFLDALHHYDADDPVRYPRALCIFEMPTGVPLRRHFNSNFSGGFNFYAGLKGQVLVLRTTSTVYNYDYIWDFIFYPNGVMEAKMHATGYVHATFYTPEGLRYGTRLHTHLLGNMHTHLVHYRVDLDVAGTKNSFQTLQMKLENITNPWSPRHHLVQPTLKQTSYHRERQAAFRFGQPLPRYLLFASPEENRWGHRRSYRLQIHSMADQVLPVGWQKEQAVTWARYPLAVTKYRDSEVCSSSIYNQNDPWDPPVVFEEFLRNNENIENEDLVAWVTVGFLHIPHSEDIPNTATPGNSVGFLLRPFNFFPEDPSLASRDPVIVWPRDSGPSYIQRWKEEDRDCLMPDPFSYSGTYRPV is encoded by the exons ATGCGGCCAGCCACCCTGGCCCTCGGTTGGGCCGTGGCCGCCGTCTTGGTGCTGCAGGCCACGGCCACAGCCAAGTACCCCTCGAGGACCCTGCACAGCAAGGCTGGGGTGTTCGAGGACCTGAGCGCCCAAGAGCTGAAGGCCGTTCGCAGCTTCCTCTGGTCGCGGGAGGAGCTGAGGTTGGAGCCCTCCAGAGCGCCCACCATGGCCAAGAACTCCGTGTTCCTCATTGAGATGCTGCTGCCCAAGAAGCAACACGTACTGAAATTTCTGGACAAAGGCGGGAGGCCTCCCGCCCGCGAGGCCCGAGCGGTCATCTTCTTCGGAGCCCAGGAGCATCCCAACGTCACCGAGTTCGCCGTGGGGCCCCTGCCACGGCCCTACTACATGCGAGAGCTGCCCCCGAGGCCGGGGCACCGCACCACCTGGGCCTCCAGGCCCATCACCGGGGCCGAGTACGCCCTCCTGGCCCAGGCCCTGCAGAAGGCCACCAAGCCCCTGCACCAGTTTTTTCTTGATACCACAGGCTTCTCCTTCCAAGACTGCCACTCACGCTGCCTGACCTTCACGGACGTGGCGCCCCGCGGCGTGGGCTCCGGCCAGCGCCGCTCGTGGTTTATCCTGCAGCGCTTCGTGGAGGGCTACTTCCTGCACCCCACGGGGCTGGAGCTCCTCCTGGACCACGGCAGCACCAACGCGCAGGACTGGACGGTGGAGCTGGTCTGGTACAACGGCAAGTTCTACCCGAGCCCGGAGGAGCTGGCCCGGCAGTACGAGGAGGGGCAGGTGGACGCCGTGGTTCTGGAGGACCTGCCCCCCGAGGGCCCGGGCCGGGCCGGCACCGAGGAAacccccctcttctcctcctacAAGCCGCGCGGGgaattccccacccccagcccctggaacgGCCCCCGCCTGGTCCAGCCCCAAGGTCGCCGCTACAGGCTGGAGGGCAGCACGGTGTTCTACGGCGGCTGGAGCGTGTCCTTCCGGCTGCGCTCGTCCTCGGGGCTCCAGGTCCTCAACGTGCTCTTCGGCGGCGAGCGCGTGGCCTACGAAGTGAGCGTGCAGGAGGCCGTGGCGCTGTACGGGGGGCACACGCCCGCGGGCATGCAGACCAACTACATCGAcgtgggctgggggctgggcagcgTCACGCACGAGCTAGCGCCCGGCATCGACTGCCCGGACACGGCCACCTTCCTGGACGCCCTCCACCACTACGACGCCGATGACCCCGTGCGCTACCCCCGCGCCCTCTGCATCTTTGAGATGCCCACGGGAGTGCCGCTTCGGAGACACTTTAATTCCAACTTCAGTGGCGGCTTCAACTTCTACGCGGGACTGAAAGGCCAGGTGCTGGTGCTGCGGACCACGTCCACGGTCTACAACTATGACTACATCTGGGACTTCATCTTCTACCCCAACGGGGTGATGGAGGCCAAGATGCATGCCACTGGCTATGTGCACGCCACCTTCTACACCCCCGAGGGGCTGCGCTACGGGACCCGCCTGCACACGCACCTGCTGGGCAACATGCACACCCACTTAGTGCACTACCGCGTGGACCTGGACGTGGCAG GCACCAAGAACAGCTTCCAGACCCTGCAGATGAAACTAGAAAACATCACCAACCCCTGGAGCCCCAGACACCACCTGGTACAGCCAACCCTGAAGCAGACAAGTTACCACCGGGAGCGCCAGGCGGCCTTCCGCTTCGGACAGCCTCTGCCCAGGTACCTGCTCTTCGCGAGTCCCGAGGAGAACCGCTGGGGCCATCGGCGCAGCTACCGGCTCCAGATCCACTCCATGGCCGACCAGGTGCTGCCCGTGGGCTGGCAGAAGGAGCAGGCTGTCACCTGGGCCAG GTACCCCCTCGCCGTGACCAAGTACCGGGACTCTGAGGTGTGCAGCAGCAGCATCTACAACCAGAACGACCCCTGGGACCCACCTGTGGTCTTCGAGGAGTTTCTTCGAAACAACGAGAACATTGAAAACGAg GACTTGGTGGCCTGGGTCACTGTGGGCTTCCTGCACATCCCCCACTCCGAGGACATCCCTAACACCGCCACACCCGGAAACTCCGTGGGCTTCCTGCTCCGGCCTTTCAACTTCTTCCCTGAGGACCCATCCCTGGCGTCCAGAGACCCCGTGATCGTGTGGCCCCGGGACAGCGGCCCCAGCTACATCCAGCGCTggaaggaggaggacagggacTGCTTGATGCCCGACCCTTTCAGCTACAGCGGGACCTACAGACCTGTATGA